Proteins from one Rubripirellula tenax genomic window:
- a CDS encoding acetyltransferase: MAHFDVFNGDADGICALHQLRLDQPKKSTLVTGVKRDIRLLKRVQASSGDTVTVLDISLDTNRDDLNRLLEAGATVDYFDHHFAGDVPQSGNLTAHIDTGGNVCTGWIVNQFLGGKFLPWAVTALFGDNLHDAARSASASLKISNDDLMQLERLGTLLNYNGYGASIDDLYFPPAELYRAISRYVDPFDFIDSDKSFESLSNGFDDDMTRARSIAPAILVERSAIFVFPDAAFSRRVSGVYSNELAREHPTRAHALASLLPTGDYLVSVRAPLSTKTGADALCRQFLTGGGRSAAAGINQLPASDLQKFFDVMQSHFGA; the protein is encoded by the coding sequence GTGGCTCATTTCGATGTCTTCAACGGTGATGCCGATGGAATATGTGCGCTGCATCAGCTTCGACTCGACCAGCCCAAGAAGTCGACTTTGGTGACCGGAGTCAAACGGGACATTCGTTTGCTCAAGCGCGTTCAGGCAAGTTCGGGCGACACCGTCACCGTGCTGGACATTTCGTTAGACACCAATCGCGACGATTTGAATCGGCTGCTCGAAGCCGGCGCGACGGTCGATTACTTCGATCATCACTTTGCGGGCGACGTTCCCCAATCGGGTAACTTGACCGCACACATCGACACCGGCGGCAACGTTTGTACCGGATGGATCGTGAACCAATTTCTCGGTGGCAAGTTTCTGCCATGGGCGGTAACGGCGTTGTTCGGCGACAACCTGCACGACGCGGCGCGAAGTGCATCAGCATCTTTGAAGATTTCCAACGATGATTTGATGCAACTCGAACGTCTCGGAACGCTGCTCAATTACAACGGCTATGGGGCGTCGATCGACGATCTGTATTTCCCGCCCGCAGAACTCTACCGCGCGATTTCGCGGTACGTTGATCCGTTCGATTTCATCGATTCGGATAAGTCCTTTGAATCGCTCAGCAATGGCTTTGACGACGACATGACACGGGCCCGCTCGATCGCGCCGGCGATCCTCGTCGAGCGAAGTGCCATTTTTGTTTTTCCTGACGCGGCATTTTCGCGACGCGTCAGTGGCGTATACAGCAACGAGCTTGCTCGCGAACATCCCACGCGCGCTCACGCGCTGGCCAGCTTGCTGCCGACGGGCGACTACTTAGTCAGCGTGCGTGCGCCGCTCTCAACCAAGACGGGCGCCGATGCGTTGTGTCGGCAATTCCTAACCGGCGGGGGTCGCAGTGCCGCAGCGGGCATCAACCAGCTGCCAGCGTCAGACTTGCAAAAGTTCTTTGACGTGATGCAAAGCCACTTCGGTGCCTAG